One genomic segment of Gemmatimonadaceae bacterium includes these proteins:
- a CDS encoding HAMP domain-containing sensor histidine kinase, which translates to MKNEFLANVSHELRTPLNAIVGFVDLLREGVYGDLAPRQVKPVERIEASANHLRHLVDQILDLAKMAAGRLDVHTEILDVRPFILDVASEVESLVNEKDLSLSLTMGSALPRIRTDPTHLRQILVNLIGNAVKYTNKGTIVVRTRTVPQSEGLTLGMPVDLPVPDRVEATWLCVQVADPGIGIAPADQRRIFEEFEQVEPGPRSDSPNRGTGLGLAISRRLARLLGGDLTLVSEIGRGSTFTLWLPINAYDLAPPQYSSNAG; encoded by the coding sequence ATGAAAAATGAGTTCCTGGCGAATGTCTCGCATGAGCTTCGAACTCCGCTCAACGCCATCGTCGGATTCGTCGATCTGTTACGTGAAGGTGTCTATGGGGATTTAGCGCCGCGGCAGGTGAAACCCGTTGAAAGAATCGAGGCTTCAGCAAATCATCTGCGCCATCTTGTGGATCAGATTCTCGATCTTGCAAAAATGGCTGCAGGCCGACTGGATGTTCATACAGAAATTCTCGATGTGCGGCCTTTTATTCTGGATGTTGCCAGCGAGGTGGAATCTCTTGTCAACGAAAAGGATTTGAGTCTTTCTCTTACAATGGGCAGCGCGCTGCCCAGAATAAGAACCGATCCTACTCACCTTCGACAAATTCTTGTGAACTTAATTGGGAACGCCGTGAAGTACACAAACAAAGGGACAATAGTGGTCCGAACGCGAACAGTGCCCCAGTCCGAAGGGCTTACTCTGGGAATGCCGGTGGACCTTCCGGTGCCTGATCGGGTGGAGGCAACCTGGTTGTGTGTGCAGGTCGCAGATCCGGGTATCGGGATAGCACCAGCTGACCAACGGCGGATTTTCGAGGAGTTCGAGCAGGTTGAGCCAGGGCCGCGGTCAGACTCGCCAAATCGTGGAACGGGACTTGGGCTGGCTATCTCTCGGCGGCTGGCCCGGCTTCTTGGCGGTGACTTGACGCTTGTGAGCGAGATAGGACGGG